From a region of the Natronogracilivirga saccharolytica genome:
- a CDS encoding NADPH-dependent FMN reductase, translated as MNKICILSGTDRPGSMSLKVSRFLKPLYEKQGAEAEVVSLEDFPLEEAIGGNYGKSLSKIEAFRNKVIEADGIVMVIPEYNGSFPGILKLFIDYLPFPEAFNKKPIAYIGEAAGAFGAIRAVEQLQMVCSYRNAHNFPERVFLQRVNKIFDEDKGVTDEFVSDLLDSQIEGFVQFVSRIQERESV; from the coding sequence ATGAACAAAATCTGCATTTTGAGCGGAACTGACCGGCCCGGTTCCATGTCATTGAAAGTATCCCGATTCCTGAAGCCTCTGTATGAAAAGCAGGGAGCAGAGGCGGAAGTCGTTAGTCTTGAGGATTTTCCTTTGGAAGAAGCAATTGGCGGCAACTATGGCAAATCGCTCTCTAAGATTGAGGCTTTCAGAAACAAGGTAATTGAAGCTGACGGGATTGTAATGGTCATTCCCGAGTACAATGGGTCATTTCCGGGTATTCTGAAGCTTTTTATTGATTATTTGCCATTTCCGGAAGCATTCAATAAAAAACCGATTGCCTATATCGGGGAAGCTGCAGGAGCATTCGGGGCTATCAGAGCGGTAGAACAATTGCAGATGGTATGCTCCTACCGCAATGCGCACAACTTTCCCGAAAGGGTCTTTCTTCAAAGAGTTAACAAAATCTTTGATGAAGACAAAGGTGTTACTGACGAATTCGTATCTGATCTGCTCGACAGCCAGATTGAGGGATTTGTTCAGTTTGTATCCCGGATTCAGGAAAGAGAATCGGTTTGA
- a CDS encoding replication-associated recombination protein A, whose translation MDLFDASSPGGQSGRQGHNQPLATRMRPVSITEFAGQKHLTGEGKLLRRMIESGRIGSMIFYGPPSCGKTTLAHVISREVDADFVTLNAVLDGVKEFRNVVAKADEQRKLYHRKTVLFVDEIHRWNKAQQDALLPHIESGLITLIGATTLNPFYSLVGPLLSRCQLFELFPFQAEDIKQLIHRALADEERGMRSWNVYVTPDAVDYFTEYSGGDIRHALNALEMAILTSRENNEGKKVVDESVAKESIQKRYIRYDRTGDEHYHFASAMIKSLRGSDPDASLYWLTAMIEGGEDPHFVFRRLLIFASEDVGLADPHALSVVNSAHEAFQKCGMPEGFYFLSQACLHLALAPKSNSTGAIFGVVREHKEKGTKPVPDHLRDKTANAKKARYLDAENASDNYKYPHSYPDHWVDQQYLPDSLTDARWFQPGNQGLEARRWERLMEIKKTAASGKNRSSG comes from the coding sequence ATGGATCTTTTCGATGCATCTTCACCGGGCGGGCAAAGCGGAAGGCAGGGACACAATCAGCCGCTGGCAACCAGAATGCGCCCGGTATCCATAACAGAGTTTGCCGGACAGAAACATCTGACCGGTGAGGGTAAACTGCTGCGCCGCATGATAGAGAGCGGGCGTATCGGATCCATGATTTTTTACGGTCCGCCCAGTTGCGGCAAAACGACCCTTGCCCATGTGATTTCCCGTGAGGTTGATGCGGATTTCGTTACGCTCAATGCGGTACTTGATGGTGTAAAGGAGTTCCGGAATGTGGTGGCCAAAGCTGACGAGCAGCGCAAGCTGTATCACAGAAAAACGGTATTGTTTGTCGATGAGATCCACAGATGGAACAAGGCCCAGCAGGATGCCCTTCTTCCTCACATTGAGTCCGGTCTCATTACGCTCATCGGGGCGACGACCCTCAATCCGTTTTATTCACTTGTGGGACCGCTTCTTTCACGGTGTCAGCTTTTTGAGCTGTTTCCGTTTCAGGCTGAAGATATTAAGCAGCTCATTCACAGGGCACTGGCTGATGAAGAACGGGGCATGAGATCGTGGAATGTGTATGTCACACCGGATGCCGTTGACTACTTCACCGAATACTCGGGAGGAGATATCCGTCACGCCCTCAATGCCCTGGAAATGGCCATACTCACAAGCCGGGAAAACAATGAGGGAAAAAAGGTGGTGGATGAGTCCGTCGCAAAAGAGTCTATCCAGAAGCGCTACATCCGTTATGACCGGACAGGGGACGAGCATTACCATTTTGCATCGGCGATGATCAAATCCCTGCGCGGATCTGATCCGGATGCTTCGCTGTACTGGCTTACGGCGATGATCGAGGGAGGAGAGGATCCCCATTTCGTTTTCAGAAGACTGCTCATTTTCGCATCTGAGGATGTGGGGCTGGCAGATCCCCACGCCCTTTCAGTGGTTAACAGCGCCCACGAGGCATTTCAAAAATGCGGAATGCCTGAAGGCTTCTACTTCCTTTCCCAGGCTTGTCTGCATCTGGCACTGGCACCCAAAAGCAACAGTACCGGCGCCATTTTCGGTGTCGTTCGTGAACACAAGGAAAAGGGGACAAAGCCGGTTCCGGATCACCTGAGGGATAAAACGGCCAATGCAAAAAAAGCCAGGTACCTGGATGCAGAAAATGCCTCCGATAATTATAAATATCCGCACAGTTATCCGGATCACTGGGTAGATCAGCAGTATCTTCCGGATTCACTTACTGATGCCCGGTGGTTTCAGCCTGGTAATCAGGGACTTGAGGCACGCCGGTGGGAGCGGCTCATGGAAATCAAAAAAACGGCTGCATCTGGCAAGAACCGGTCCTCCGGTTGA
- a CDS encoding ArsR/SmtB family transcription factor yields MIDAKAGAHKLEHCASVLKAIAHPVRIAIIELLEEHGTLSVSEIHEKLEVEQAVASHHLGILKNKGVLLSYRDGKNMRYELKHRQITKIIEIMERCSTV; encoded by the coding sequence ATGATTGATGCAAAAGCAGGAGCACACAAACTGGAGCATTGTGCTTCAGTGCTGAAGGCAATAGCCCATCCGGTTAGGATAGCCATCATTGAATTACTGGAAGAGCACGGAACACTTTCTGTATCCGAGATCCATGAGAAGCTGGAGGTTGAGCAGGCAGTAGCATCGCATCATCTTGGAATTCTCAAAAACAAGGGCGTGCTGCTTTCCTATCGCGATGGCAAAAATATGAGATATGAGCTGAAACATCGCCAGATCACAAAAATAATTGAGATCATGGAGCGGTGCAGCACGGTTTGA
- a CDS encoding class I SAM-dependent methyltransferase, translated as MTEFWDQRYDSSEYVYGEEPNRFFADRITRLFNEGSGPSDHSEADKAFRLLLPMEGEGRNAVFAANQGWIVDAFDQSKVAQKKASGLAAASGVTVNYDIRDVTSADLPDDRYDAAGLIYAHIPPQYRQKVHRHIINALKPEGLVIIEAFHVSQLGNASGGPQSADMLYTADILKSDFQDCDVLELDETETVLEEGPGHSGPANIVRAVFRKRT; from the coding sequence ATGACAGAATTCTGGGATCAGCGATATGACAGTAGTGAATATGTCTATGGCGAGGAACCAAACCGTTTCTTCGCAGACAGAATAACCCGGTTATTTAATGAGGGAAGCGGGCCATCAGACCATTCTGAAGCAGATAAGGCTTTCAGGCTTCTCCTTCCTATGGAGGGAGAAGGAAGAAATGCTGTATTTGCAGCAAATCAGGGCTGGATTGTAGATGCCTTCGACCAGAGCAAGGTAGCACAAAAGAAAGCTTCCGGCCTGGCTGCTGCATCCGGTGTCACTGTTAATTATGATATCAGGGACGTCACTTCCGCGGATCTGCCGGACGACCGGTATGATGCTGCCGGTCTGATCTACGCCCACATTCCGCCGCAGTACAGGCAAAAGGTACACAGGCATATTATCAATGCCCTGAAGCCGGAAGGACTGGTGATCATCGAAGCATTTCATGTTTCTCAGCTCGGCAATGCATCAGGCGGCCCGCAAAGTGCTGACATGCTCTACACAGCAGATATCCTGAAATCTGATTTTCAGGATTGTGATGTCCTGGAACTCGACGAAACCGAAACCGTACTTGAAGAGGGGCCGGGACACAGCGGGCCGGCTAATATCGTCCGGGCTGTATTCAGAAAGAGAACATAG
- a CDS encoding SulP family inorganic anion transporter, with protein sequence MKNFLPILSWLPRYNKDWFKGDLSAGLTVGVMLIPQAMAYALIAGMPPVYGLYAALIPLLIYGLMGTSRQLGVGPVAVVSLLIAAGVSDLAEPGSSEYVQLAIMLAFMVGVIQLLMGLLRMGFLVNFLSHPVITGFTAAAALIIAFSQLPHLIGIPVERSGQVHEVLFQLIENSDKMHYGTALLGIAAVTLIYLISWWNKRIPAALLVVAAGIVLLALTGWDDRGIRIIGDVPSGLPSAIVPVIGFDEAYRLIPIAVAISLVGFMESIAIAKSIQARHGDYKLDANQELVALGSANLGGSLFQAFPVTGGFSRSAVNDKAGAKTGMASIISALLIGLTLLFLTPLFYYLPNAVLAAIIITAVIGLINVREIRFLWKTKKEDFAMMAITFAVTLFLGIEEGILTGVVASLGVVVYHSSKPHVARLGRLPETRVYRNLDRFEDAGERDDVLVIRYDAPLFYANANHFSDSVRKLTEEKGTDVRLVVIDASGINSIDTTGIHALAGIEKELARKNIQLRLAAVHGPVRDLLVESSFFRKRDDQRLSHMDVHDAVESFDK encoded by the coding sequence GTGAAAAACTTTTTACCCATACTATCCTGGCTTCCCCGATACAATAAAGATTGGTTTAAAGGGGATTTGTCCGCGGGCCTTACGGTCGGCGTTATGCTGATTCCCCAGGCTATGGCCTATGCGCTGATAGCCGGCATGCCACCGGTATACGGCTTGTATGCGGCATTGATCCCTCTGCTGATCTATGGTCTCATGGGAACATCCCGTCAGCTGGGTGTCGGTCCTGTTGCGGTTGTTTCCCTTCTTATTGCTGCAGGTGTCAGTGACCTTGCCGAGCCCGGCAGCAGTGAATATGTGCAGCTGGCGATTATGCTGGCTTTTATGGTAGGGGTAATCCAGCTGCTTATGGGCCTGCTGCGGATGGGATTTCTTGTAAACTTCCTGTCCCATCCGGTTATTACGGGATTTACAGCCGCAGCTGCACTGATCATCGCATTCAGTCAGCTTCCCCATTTGATCGGTATCCCTGTTGAAAGATCAGGTCAGGTCCATGAAGTCCTGTTTCAGCTTATTGAAAACAGTGACAAGATGCATTACGGTACGGCACTACTTGGTATTGCTGCTGTAACCCTGATCTATCTGATTTCATGGTGGAACAAGCGCATACCAGCGGCACTGCTGGTTGTTGCTGCTGGTATTGTTCTTCTTGCCCTCACCGGCTGGGATGACAGGGGCATCCGCATCATCGGAGATGTACCCTCCGGTCTGCCATCCGCTATTGTTCCGGTAATTGGCTTTGATGAGGCCTACCGGCTGATTCCCATAGCCGTTGCCATTTCACTTGTAGGATTTATGGAATCCATTGCTATTGCAAAATCCATTCAGGCCAGGCATGGTGACTACAAGCTGGATGCCAATCAGGAGCTGGTTGCCCTCGGATCCGCCAACCTCGGCGGTTCTCTGTTTCAGGCATTTCCGGTAACCGGCGGATTTTCAAGATCGGCGGTCAATGACAAAGCCGGAGCCAAAACAGGGATGGCGAGTATCATAAGCGCACTGCTTATCGGACTCACACTGCTTTTCCTGACACCCCTGTTCTATTACCTTCCGAATGCCGTTCTGGCGGCTATCATCATCACAGCGGTTATCGGGCTGATCAATGTCAGGGAAATACGGTTTCTCTGGAAAACCAAGAAAGAAGACTTCGCTATGATGGCCATAACGTTTGCCGTAACGCTGTTTCTTGGCATCGAGGAAGGAATACTTACGGGTGTGGTCGCATCGCTCGGTGTGGTGGTTTATCACAGCAGCAAGCCGCATGTCGCCAGATTGGGACGTTTGCCTGAAACCAGAGTCTACCGCAATCTTGACCGGTTTGAGGATGCCGGGGAAAGAGATGATGTGCTTGTTATCAGGTACGATGCGCCGCTTTTTTACGCCAATGCCAATCACTTCAGCGATTCGGTACGAAAGCTGACAGAGGAAAAAGGGACAGATGTCCGACTCGTTGTAATTGATGCTTCCGGAATTAATTCAATCGATACCACAGGTATTCATGCGCTTGCCGGGATTGAGAAGGAGCTGGCTCGGAAAAACATCCAGCTCAGGCTGGCAGCGGTGCACGGACCGGTTCGCGACCTGCTTGTGGAAAGCAGTTTTTTCAGAAAACGGGATGATCAGCGGCTGTCACATATGGATGTGCACGATGCTGTTGAATCATTTGACAAATAG